A single region of the Salipaludibacillus sp. LMS25 genome encodes:
- a CDS encoding Ger(x)C family spore germination protein: MMQKHKNMGGFIVFLSLLFVSGCWSSIEIDERGFGVGVAFDIGEESQFKNSERAGFPKQDLVSVTYQFINPRPASQDNSAVREQKPYMNMTQTGDSIHQIVRQFAIENEHPVFMPHLKVVVISEELLSMLSLDQILDFHFRDNEVRLSSLVFVSSGKAYETMETKQNEEIPAFRLVEMTENRYRTTKLLSPVPLAKLLGKMHSGSSFLLQNVDSANGEAKLSGAAVINGKTNKCQGFFNEEELEGYTWLTGDIEGGVVKTFDEETDQIVIFEVDSVGNTITSTVDGNKISFDVNIESEGRLSESWINSEEPIDNESIKRIQKEIEEKVAQLITGVLEKMQKEYEVDVAGFGEHLRINHPRVWEKIKDDWDQTFRDVPITLNVTITIAEYGSMIID, encoded by the coding sequence ATGATGCAAAAACATAAAAATATGGGAGGGTTTATCGTTTTTTTGTCATTACTTTTTGTCTCAGGGTGCTGGAGCAGTATCGAAATTGATGAGCGGGGTTTTGGAGTAGGAGTGGCTTTCGATATTGGCGAGGAGTCCCAATTCAAAAATAGTGAAAGAGCAGGATTTCCAAAACAAGATCTTGTATCAGTTACCTATCAATTTATTAATCCAAGACCTGCTAGTCAGGACAATAGCGCAGTAAGAGAACAGAAACCTTACATGAATATGACTCAAACCGGAGATTCTATCCATCAGATTGTTCGTCAATTTGCGATAGAAAATGAGCATCCTGTTTTTATGCCTCATTTAAAGGTAGTCGTTATTAGTGAAGAGCTTTTAAGCATGCTTAGTTTGGATCAAATACTCGATTTTCATTTTCGTGATAATGAAGTAAGGTTAAGCAGCCTTGTTTTCGTCAGCTCTGGAAAGGCTTATGAGACAATGGAAACAAAGCAAAACGAAGAAATTCCTGCATTTCGTTTGGTTGAAATGACAGAAAATAGATATAGAACGACAAAGCTTTTGTCACCAGTCCCATTAGCAAAGTTATTAGGTAAAATGCATTCAGGTTCAAGTTTTCTTCTCCAGAATGTCGATTCGGCGAATGGTGAAGCTAAATTATCAGGTGCAGCTGTCATTAATGGCAAAACAAATAAATGCCAAGGCTTTTTTAATGAAGAGGAGTTAGAAGGCTACACGTGGCTAACTGGAGATATTGAAGGTGGCGTGGTTAAAACATTTGATGAAGAGACAGATCAGATCGTTATATTTGAGGTAGATTCAGTGGGAAACACTATTACCTCAACAGTTGACGGCAACAAAATATCTTTTGATGTGAATATTGAATCAGAAGGAAGGCTATCTGAAAGTTGGATCAATTCAGAGGAACCGATTGATAACGAATCGATAAAAAGAATTCAAAAAGAAATAGAAGAAAAAGTGGCACAATTAATAACAGGGGTACTTGAAAAAATGCAAAAGGAATACGAAGTGGACGTTGCGGGATTTGGAGAACATTTAAGAATTAATCATCCTAGAGTATGGGAAAAAATAAAAGACGATTGGGATCAAACCTTCCGTGACGTTCCCATCACGTTAAATGTGACAATAACTATTGCAGAATATGGCTCTATGATTATTGATTGA
- a CDS encoding spore germination protein, whose protein sequence is MISNPKDRISTSETVVFITSYNIAIGILTLPRVTVEEIDSPDVWITVILGALIALTSSIIIVKLSQHFLEKTFYQYCEEIVGKLIGRALSILIIIYFLTLSALEIRVLAEVTGFYLLENTPQWAMIMPMMWIGIYLLSGGVNSLARLCEIIFPITVIIFLLVLFMSFELFEINNLRPVLGLGVIPPLKGLKTTALSYTGFEALLFLIAFMKHPGKSVKVAVMATIIPLVFYLLTVIMVIGVFSIDGVVTRTWPTIDLITSYELRGLVFERFDSLLLAVWVMQIFATFIITYFGAALGFAQLVKKNIQPFIYVLLPIVYIVAMIPKDLNDVFTLGDWIGDTAIFLFGIAPLLLLIITKLKGIKYDAKT, encoded by the coding sequence ATGATCTCTAATCCAAAAGATAGAATCTCTACGTCAGAAACCGTTGTGTTTATTACGAGTTATAACATTGCAATAGGAATCCTTACCCTACCAAGAGTAACAGTAGAGGAAATAGATTCACCCGATGTTTGGATAACCGTCATTTTAGGTGCTCTTATCGCGTTGACATCATCGATAATTATTGTGAAATTAAGTCAACATTTTCTGGAAAAAACCTTTTATCAATACTGTGAAGAGATTGTTGGGAAACTAATTGGTAGAGCACTTAGTATACTAATCATAATTTATTTTTTAACGCTTTCCGCACTTGAAATTCGGGTACTTGCTGAAGTGACCGGATTTTATTTGCTGGAAAATACCCCACAATGGGCTATGATTATGCCAATGATGTGGATAGGTATCTATTTACTTTCAGGAGGTGTAAATTCGCTCGCGCGGCTATGTGAAATTATTTTCCCGATTACTGTTATTATTTTTTTGCTAGTTCTTTTCATGAGCTTCGAACTTTTTGAAATAAATAACTTGCGTCCAGTATTAGGGTTAGGAGTCATCCCTCCCTTAAAAGGGCTAAAAACAACCGCTCTCAGCTATACGGGTTTTGAAGCCCTGCTTTTTCTCATAGCGTTTATGAAACACCCAGGTAAATCTGTAAAAGTTGCCGTCATGGCAACGATTATTCCTTTAGTGTTTTACTTGCTCACTGTTATCATGGTTATCGGTGTATTTTCAATTGATGGTGTGGTAACAAGGACATGGCCAACGATCGATCTCATTACAAGTTATGAATTGCGCGGCTTAGTTTTTGAAAGGTTTGATTCACTGTTACTTGCGGTCTGGGTGATGCAAATATTTGCTACTTTTATTATTACATACTTCGGAGCTGCTCTCGGGTTTGCTCAACTCGTCAAAAAAAACATACAGCCTTTTATATATGTTTTACTTCCAATTGTTTATATCGTTGCTATGATTCCTAAAGATCTCAATGATGTATTTACATTAGGGGATTGGATCGGTGATACAGCGATATTTTTATTTGGTATAGCGCCATTACTGCTTCTCATTATAACCAAATTAAAGGGGATAAAGTATGATGCAAAAACATAA
- a CDS encoding aspartate kinase, with the protein MTTVVQKFGGTSVGDVTKIKRVAEKIKRKMDDGQKVVTVVSAMGKSTDKLVQLANDITDSPDPREMDMLLTTGEQVTMSLVVMALKELGVDAVSLTGWQAGIETEDVHQDARITDIKTENVQNHLNEGKAVLVAGFQGVSASGNITTLGRGGSDTTAVALAAALEAETCSIYTDVTGVFTADPRYVKKARKLDSIAYDEMLELANLGAGVLHPRAVEFAKNYNVSLIVRSSMEDVEGTLVEEEATMEQNLVVRGLAFEENVTKITIERLPNRYDTMSILFTLLAEKGINVDIIIQQMTADHGLNVSFSIDTANLGKALDIIHANKAELCYSTVRHESSLAKVSIVGSGMVSNPGVAANMFKVLAEQEVAIKMVSTSEIAVSAVVPEETMVKAVEALHAYFDLDAKEKEKIEAVKA; encoded by the coding sequence TTGACAACGGTTGTTCAAAAGTTTGGCGGGACATCTGTGGGAGATGTAACAAAAATTAAACGCGTTGCAGAAAAGATTAAACGAAAAATGGACGATGGACAAAAAGTCGTTACAGTTGTGTCAGCAATGGGAAAATCAACTGACAAGCTAGTCCAACTGGCCAACGATATTACCGATTCACCTGATCCAAGAGAAATGGATATGCTTCTAACAACAGGAGAACAAGTGACGATGTCTTTAGTTGTGATGGCATTAAAGGAACTCGGTGTTGATGCTGTATCTTTAACTGGCTGGCAAGCGGGAATTGAAACAGAGGATGTGCATCAGGATGCACGAATTACAGATATAAAAACGGAGAACGTTCAAAACCATTTAAATGAAGGGAAAGCCGTTCTTGTAGCAGGCTTTCAGGGAGTTAGTGCTTCAGGCAATATTACGACCTTAGGAAGAGGCGGTTCTGACACAACGGCAGTCGCACTTGCTGCTGCTCTAGAAGCAGAAACGTGCTCAATATATACAGATGTTACTGGTGTATTTACAGCTGATCCGCGTTATGTGAAAAAAGCTCGGAAATTAGACAGCATTGCCTATGATGAAATGCTTGAATTGGCTAACTTAGGCGCTGGTGTTTTACACCCTCGAGCGGTTGAATTTGCAAAGAACTACAATGTGTCACTTATCGTCAGATCTAGTATGGAGGACGTGGAAGGGACACTAGTGGAGGAGGAAGCGACTATGGAACAAAATTTAGTTGTTCGTGGATTAGCATTTGAAGAAAATGTGACTAAAATTACGATTGAACGTTTACCTAACCGGTATGATACGATGTCAATTCTCTTCACATTATTAGCTGAAAAGGGCATTAATGTGGATATCATTATTCAACAAATGACAGCCGACCACGGTTTAAATGTGTCCTTTTCCATTGATACAGCTAACCTAGGGAAAGCCCTTGATATCATTCATGCTAATAAAGCTGAACTATGTTATAGCACCGTCCGTCATGAAAGCTCACTGGCAAAAGTGTCAATCGTAGGTTCCGGCATGGTGTCTAATCCAGGCGTAGCGGCCAATATGTTCAAAGTGCTGGCAGAGCAAGAAGTAGCCATTAAAATGGTCAGTACCTCAGAAATAGCTGTATCTGCAGTTGTACCTGAAGAAACCATGGTGAAAGCTGTAGAAGCACTTCATGCCTACTTTGATTTAGATGCTAAAGAGAAAGAAAAAATTGAAGCTGTAAAAGCTTAA
- a CDS encoding TrkH family potassium uptake protein, with the protein MKMRLSKMLSPFRIIVGSYIVTMFLFSILLFLPVSSQPGVSVSYSEALFTAVSAVSVTGLTVVNVPETYSPLGVFFLASAIQLGGIGVMTLGTFVWMVLGKKIPLSQRMLIMVDQNQISFSGLVKLMRGILLVALLIEIIGALILGTYYLNYFDTPAEAYYQGAFGALSAFTNAGFDVTGQSLIPFANDYFVQLVNILLIFAGAIGFPVLMELKAYFSSANPNFRFSLFTKITTTTYFIVFVVGVVGLWVIERNAFYEGLSWHQQLFFSIFNSATARSGGLATMDISHLTLASLLLISALMIIGASPSSVGGGIRTTTLAVMFLTIKSFALGRSDVKVFGREIHQEDRQKAFIVLSVFVVGLFMSIILIAGFEHSSEIELMAIIFEASSAFGTCGLSMGITPHLTLPSQITLMILMLIGRVGLVAFLFSIRAKEKKVHYKYPTERIIIG; encoded by the coding sequence ATGAAAATGAGATTGTCGAAAATGTTAAGCCCTTTTAGAATTATAGTGGGTTCTTACATAGTTACTATGTTTCTTTTTAGTATATTGCTTTTTCTACCTGTTTCTTCACAACCTGGGGTGTCAGTTTCTTATTCAGAAGCTTTGTTTACAGCTGTTAGTGCTGTCAGCGTAACGGGGTTAACAGTGGTGAATGTTCCAGAAACGTATAGTCCTCTCGGTGTTTTTTTCCTCGCCTCCGCCATTCAATTAGGTGGTATAGGTGTTATGACGTTAGGGACATTTGTTTGGATGGTGTTAGGTAAGAAAATTCCCTTGTCCCAAAGAATGCTCATCATGGTTGACCAAAATCAGATCTCGTTTTCTGGTCTTGTTAAGCTAATGAGAGGGATTTTGTTAGTGGCTTTGTTGATAGAGATTATTGGTGCCCTCATACTCGGTACATATTATTTAAACTATTTTGATACACCAGCTGAAGCGTATTATCAAGGGGCTTTTGGCGCTTTATCTGCCTTTACAAATGCAGGGTTTGATGTAACTGGGCAATCTTTAATTCCGTTTGCGAACGACTATTTTGTTCAGTTAGTCAATATTTTACTTATTTTTGCTGGGGCTATTGGTTTTCCAGTACTAATGGAATTAAAAGCCTATTTTTCATCTGCTAATCCTAATTTTCGGTTCAGTTTATTTACGAAAATTACGACAACAACTTACTTTATTGTATTTGTGGTCGGGGTAGTAGGGCTTTGGGTTATTGAGCGAAATGCGTTTTATGAGGGCTTATCGTGGCACCAACAACTTTTTTTCTCTATCTTTAATTCAGCTACGGCTAGAAGTGGCGGTCTAGCGACGATGGATATTTCCCATTTAACATTAGCAAGCCTTTTGCTTATTTCTGCACTGATGATCATTGGTGCTAGCCCTTCAAGTGTTGGTGGTGGAATAAGGACAACCACGTTAGCGGTGATGTTTTTAACGATAAAAAGCTTTGCTTTAGGCCGTAGTGACGTAAAAGTATTTGGCCGCGAAATTCACCAAGAGGATCGGCAAAAAGCTTTTATTGTCCTATCTGTGTTCGTTGTAGGGCTCTTTATGTCCATTATACTTATCGCAGGGTTTGAACACAGTAGTGAAATTGAACTGATGGCGATTATTTTTGAAGCGAGCTCAGCGTTTGGAACGTGCGGATTATCAATGGGAATAACCCCGCATTTAACACTTCCGAGTCAAATTACGTTAATGATTCTTATGTTAATTGGCCGAGTAGGACTTGTGGCGTTTTTATTCTCCATTAGAGCGAAAGAGAAAAAAGTTCATTATAAATATCCTACAGAAAGAATTATTATTGGATAA
- a CDS encoding DUF2507 domain-containing protein, with amino-acid sequence MTDKQSVLDVEERQLVPAYGYDLLRQDVLPELLGEDEAVILYWAGKALARKKMKDVESVGIENFFNHANWGKIKQIKEKGEEKVYELTATHQNKDRPFSLEAGFLAQITENEKALISEASFSIKKKKPLTVSITVRWDRKDPTREIEL; translated from the coding sequence ATGACAGACAAACAGAGTGTTCTAGACGTTGAGGAAAGGCAGTTAGTCCCAGCATATGGGTATGACTTGCTGAGACAAGATGTTTTACCTGAACTATTGGGAGAAGATGAAGCAGTGATATTATACTGGGCTGGTAAAGCGTTAGCTCGAAAAAAAATGAAAGATGTTGAAAGTGTCGGCATTGAAAATTTTTTCAACCATGCTAATTGGGGTAAAATAAAGCAGATAAAAGAAAAAGGTGAAGAAAAAGTCTATGAATTAACGGCCACACATCAAAATAAAGACAGGCCTTTTTCCTTAGAAGCTGGTTTTTTAGCTCAAATAACTGAAAACGAAAAAGCTCTTATTTCTGAAGCATCTTTTTCCATAAAAAAGAAGAAGCCACTGACTGTATCAATTACTGTTAGGTGGGACAGAAAAGACCCAACTCGTGAGATTGAGCTTTAA
- a CDS encoding succinate dehydrogenase cytochrome b558 subunit — MASNREFFYRKLHSLLGVIPVGAFLIVHLSVNYFAVRGPEAYNQATHFMENLPFRYFMEVTVIFLPLIFHAIYGLYIAFQAKHNTSTYSYFRNWMFRFQRTSGIIVLIFVTWHVWETRVAAAMGAEVNFNMMAEIVENPLALILYIIGITATTFHFANGLWSFAITWGLTITPKSQRVSTYVTMAIFVALTFVGVRSILAFVG, encoded by the coding sequence ATGGCTTCAAACCGAGAATTTTTCTACAGAAAGCTTCATTCATTATTAGGTGTTATCCCAGTAGGGGCTTTTTTAATTGTTCATTTAAGTGTGAACTATTTTGCTGTAAGAGGCCCTGAAGCGTATAATCAGGCAACACATTTTATGGAGAACCTCCCGTTTCGCTACTTTATGGAAGTGACGGTGATTTTTCTTCCATTAATCTTTCACGCTATTTATGGTTTGTATATTGCTTTTCAAGCTAAGCATAACACCTCTACATACAGCTATTTTAGAAACTGGATGTTCAGATTTCAGCGAACATCTGGGATTATCGTGTTAATTTTTGTGACTTGGCATGTATGGGAGACCCGAGTTGCGGCTGCCATGGGGGCAGAAGTAAATTTTAATATGATGGCTGAAATTGTAGAAAACCCGCTAGCACTAATACTGTATATTATTGGAATAACGGCTACGACATTTCATTTTGCTAATGGGTTATGGTCGTTTGCTATTACGTGGGGCCTTACAATTACACCAAAATCCCAAAGAGTTTCAACATATGTGACAATGGCTATTTTTGTGGCGTTAACCTTTGTAGGTGTACGGTCCATTCTTGCATTCGTAGGATAG
- the sdhA gene encoding succinate dehydrogenase flavoprotein subunit: MSNGKIIVVGGGLAGLMATIKAAEAGMKVELFSVVPVKRSHSVCAQGGINGALNTMGEGDSTWEHFDDSVYGGDFLANQPPVKAMCDAAPGIIHLLDRMGVMFNRTAEGLLALRRFGGTQHHRTAFAGATTGQQLLYALDEQVRRHEVSGLVTKYEGWEFLHAVIDEDGVCRGMTAQNLNSSEIASFRGDAVILATGGPGIIFGKSTNSMINTGYAAAAVYEQGAYYANGEFIQIHPTAIPGDDKLRLMSESARGEGGRVWTYDEDGKPWYFLEEKYPAYGNLVPRDIATREIFHVCVELKRGINGENMVYLDLSHKDPKELDIKLGGIMEIYEKFMGDDPRKVPMKIFPAVHYSMGGLWVDYDQMTNIPGLFAAGEVDYSIHGANRLGANSLLSSIYGGMVAGPKAAEYIQGLEKTAEDTEESVFADQVAKDQQQFDDILNMKGHENAFKLHQELGNLMTDNVTVVRENEKLKATDDKIVELLERYHNISIDDTAKWTNQSAAFVRQLKSMMNLARVITIGAYNRNESRGAHYKPEFPERNDEEWLKTTKAKYNPDTSSPEFEYEEVDVSLIKPRKRDYTSKKKAGEKA, translated from the coding sequence ATGAGTAATGGGAAAATTATCGTTGTTGGAGGCGGGCTAGCCGGCTTGATGGCAACGATTAAAGCAGCAGAAGCAGGAATGAAAGTTGAATTATTCTCAGTCGTACCTGTAAAACGGTCCCATTCCGTCTGTGCTCAAGGTGGTATAAACGGGGCTTTAAATACGATGGGTGAAGGGGATTCTACTTGGGAACACTTTGATGATTCAGTTTATGGAGGGGATTTTCTAGCAAATCAACCTCCAGTTAAAGCCATGTGTGATGCAGCACCAGGTATTATTCATTTATTAGATCGTATGGGTGTTATGTTTAATAGGACTGCGGAAGGGTTATTGGCTCTCAGACGTTTTGGCGGTACTCAACATCATAGAACAGCTTTTGCTGGGGCTACGACAGGTCAACAACTGTTGTATGCGCTAGATGAACAAGTCAGGAGACATGAAGTAAGTGGTCTTGTCACCAAGTATGAAGGTTGGGAGTTTTTACACGCTGTTATCGATGAAGATGGGGTATGCCGAGGAATGACAGCTCAAAACCTCAACTCGTCAGAAATTGCATCATTTAGGGGCGATGCTGTTATTTTGGCTACTGGCGGCCCAGGAATTATTTTTGGAAAGTCCACAAATTCCATGATAAATACTGGTTATGCTGCGGCAGCTGTTTATGAACAAGGTGCTTATTATGCTAACGGGGAATTTATCCAAATCCATCCGACAGCCATTCCAGGCGATGATAAGCTTAGGTTAATGAGTGAATCAGCACGTGGTGAAGGCGGCCGTGTTTGGACCTATGATGAAGATGGGAAACCGTGGTATTTCCTCGAAGAAAAATATCCAGCTTACGGTAATTTAGTGCCAAGAGATATTGCTACGAGGGAAATTTTCCATGTTTGTGTCGAACTTAAGCGGGGAATTAACGGAGAAAACATGGTTTATCTTGACCTGTCCCATAAAGACCCAAAAGAGCTAGACATTAAATTGGGCGGCATCATGGAGATCTATGAAAAGTTTATGGGAGATGATCCACGGAAGGTGCCGATGAAAATTTTCCCGGCTGTTCATTATTCCATGGGTGGTCTTTGGGTTGATTATGATCAAATGACCAATATTCCCGGCTTATTTGCCGCTGGTGAAGTGGATTATTCAATTCATGGTGCAAACCGCCTTGGTGCTAACTCTCTTCTATCCTCCATTTATGGTGGCATGGTGGCAGGGCCTAAAGCTGCAGAATATATCCAAGGGTTAGAAAAAACAGCAGAAGATACAGAGGAAAGTGTGTTTGCTGATCAAGTAGCTAAAGATCAACAGCAATTCGATGATATTTTGAACATGAAAGGCCATGAAAATGCGTTTAAATTGCATCAGGAACTAGGGAACTTGATGACTGATAATGTGACGGTCGTAAGGGAAAATGAGAAGCTTAAAGCGACTGATGATAAAATTGTAGAACTTCTTGAACGCTATCATAATATTAGCATTGATGATACAGCAAAATGGACGAACCAGAGTGCAGCATTCGTTAGACAATTAAAGTCGATGATGAATTTAGCACGAGTGATTACCATCGGTGCATACAATCGAAATGAAAGCCGTGGGGCACACTACAAGCCAGAATTTCCCGAGCGAAATGATGAAGAGTGGTTGAAAACGACGAAGGCTAAATATAATCCAGATACTAGTTCTCCAGAGTTTGAATATGAAGAAGTAGATGTCTCTCTAATCAAGCCTCGTAAGCGTGACTATACTTCTAAGAAGAAGGCGGGTGAAAAAGCATGA
- a CDS encoding spore germination protein: MRIKWSLLKNKVKKGTASNDTKQEPKYSQESPDYFTGDLTKDLEKIRHIIGHNSDVHFRELYLGETGVRAAIVFVDGVSDRNLIDKYIINSLMNGFSKGNGLAESVEHVSPLIDLIKNRVLSISRIKQTRMVKEIVLDVLKGSTALLIEGSAEVLNLGTQIVKSRNIEEPISEPLVRGPRVGFTEVLRENTALLRSSGKNENLTFEKFLVGKSTERELVVAYLKDIANTELVEEVKRRINKIAIDDVLESGYIEQLIEDNVLSPFSQIQSTERPDRVIGALLEGRVAILLDGSPFALIAPVTFSMLLQSPEDYYERWIPGTLIRLLRCGAAFFSLIGPALYISFISFHPGLIPTKLMISIIATREGVPFPSLIEALLMEIAIEVLREAGLRLPKPVGPAIGIVGGLIIGEAAVQAGIVSPIMVIVVAVTAISSFAIPQYSAGVTLRILRFSAMFSAAAFGLYGVILFFLLIGSHMVKLKSFGVPYVSPAVPYRLSDWKDFIVRMPLIMMKRRPKMMHTKDSVRKS, from the coding sequence ATGAGGATTAAATGGTCGCTTTTAAAAAATAAAGTAAAAAAAGGGACTGCCTCGAATGATACGAAACAGGAGCCTAAGTATTCCCAAGAATCACCTGATTATTTTACAGGTGATCTTACTAAAGATTTAGAAAAAATCAGGCACATCATTGGTCATAATTCGGATGTCCATTTTCGTGAGTTGTATCTAGGCGAAACAGGAGTTCGAGCTGCGATTGTTTTTGTAGACGGGGTGTCAGACAGAAATCTCATCGATAAGTACATTATAAATTCGCTTATGAATGGTTTCTCCAAAGGAAATGGCTTAGCAGAATCTGTTGAGCATGTGTCGCCATTAATAGATTTAATTAAAAATCGTGTTCTATCAATTAGCCGAATAAAACAAACTCGAATGGTAAAAGAAATAGTATTAGACGTATTAAAAGGTTCAACAGCATTGCTGATTGAGGGATCGGCGGAAGTGTTAAACCTTGGTACACAAATAGTTAAATCACGCAATATTGAAGAGCCGATTTCTGAACCATTAGTTAGGGGGCCTAGAGTTGGTTTTACTGAAGTATTAAGAGAGAATACGGCTCTTTTAAGAAGTAGCGGTAAAAATGAAAACTTAACATTTGAAAAATTTCTCGTTGGAAAAAGCACGGAAAGAGAACTGGTCGTAGCCTATTTAAAAGACATTGCTAATACGGAATTAGTAGAGGAGGTAAAGAGAAGAATAAACAAAATTGCCATTGATGATGTCCTTGAATCAGGTTATATTGAACAGTTGATTGAAGACAATGTTCTCAGTCCTTTTTCACAAATACAGAGTACTGAACGTCCTGACCGAGTTATCGGTGCATTGCTGGAAGGGCGAGTGGCCATTCTGTTAGATGGCAGCCCGTTTGCCTTGATTGCTCCGGTTACATTTAGCATGTTGTTACAGTCACCTGAAGATTATTATGAACGTTGGATTCCCGGCACACTTATTCGTTTATTAAGGTGTGGGGCAGCTTTTTTTTCGCTCATAGGACCTGCTTTGTATATTTCCTTTATCTCATTTCATCCTGGACTGATTCCTACTAAACTAATGATTTCCATTATTGCAACACGTGAAGGCGTTCCATTTCCCTCTCTAATAGAAGCACTGTTGATGGAAATCGCTATAGAAGTTTTACGGGAAGCAGGGTTGCGCTTACCTAAACCTGTTGGACCGGCTATAGGAATTGTCGGCGGACTTATTATTGGGGAGGCTGCTGTACAAGCAGGAATAGTAAGTCCTATCATGGTAATTGTCGTGGCGGTAACCGCCATTTCCTCCTTTGCAATCCCACAGTATAGTGCAGGGGTTACACTCCGTATACTTCGTTTTTCTGCCATGTTTTCTGCCGCTGCGTTTGGATTGTATGGGGTCATTTTATTCTTCCTCTTAATTGGCTCTCATATGGTAAAGTTAAAAAGTTTTGGCGTGCCCTATGTTAGTCCAGCTGTGCCATATCGATTGAGTGATTGGAAAGATTTTATTGTTCGTATGCCACTTATTATGATGAAACGTCGACCGAAAATGATGCATACGAAAGACTCAGTACGCAAAAGTTAA